The DNA sequence TGTCCAACCATTCCTGTTGCTCCCAGAACACCCACATTAACCATAATATCACCTTATCAGTTTATTCCCAGAACATCCCCCATATCCATTATCCTTCCGGGTTCTGCATCCTCAATGAATCTTATAGCCCTTATGACTCCACCTATGAAGGCATCCCTGCTGTGAGCCCTGTGAACTATCTCAAGGCGCTCACCGTCACCTGCAAATAGGACAATGTGGTCCCCGACGATGTCACCACCCCTAACTGCATGGACACCTATCTCATCCCTGCTCCTCTCGCCTGTGAGTCCGGATCGGCCATGGACTGCGACCTCACTGGCCCTTCTGCCTGTGGCCTCTGAGATGACCTCCAGTGCACGTACAGCTGTACCTGATGGTGCGTCCTTCTTGTGTCTGTGGTGTGCCTCAATGATCTCAACGTCATAGTCAGAGAGGATCGGTGCAAGATCCCTGAGGACCTTGAAGAACACGTTGACCCCCACTGCCATGTTCGGTGCGATTACGGCCCTCACACCTGACCTTTCTATGCAGTCCCTTACTGTCTGCATCTCCTCCTCTGAAAAACCTGTTGTGCCAACCACAAGGTTAACACCGGCCTCGGTTGAAGTCTTTATTGTTTCGACTGCTGCAGATGCGACTGTGAAGTCAACAAGGACGTCGGGTTCTGTCTCTGCAAGGGTATCTGCAAGATTTGATGCATCAGTTACCTCAACTCCAACACTGCCTCTTCCTGTGAACTCTCCTATGTCCCTGCCCCTGAGGGGTGTGCCGGGAGCCTCAATTGCTGCCACCAGTTCCATGTCCTCCTCTTCAAGGACCCTCCTTATTATCCCTGATCCCATGCGCCCGCATGCGCCTGTAACTGCAACCCTTATCAAGCATCACACCCCCTAGATCAGTGCCAGTTCCTCCAGGACCATCATGAGCCTCTCACGGTTTGCATCCTGCAGGGGTGCCAGGGGCATCCTCACATGACCCGCGGGCCTTGCCCATCATGTTAAGGGCCTCCTTGACAGGTACGGGGTTGCTCTCAATGAAAAGGACCTTCATGAGACTGTAGAGTTCATAGTGTGTTTTCATTGCAGACTCGAAGTCCCCTGAGAGGGCCTCGTTAACAAGTCGGCTCATACGAGCCGGGTCGACATTTGCAACCACCGATATCACACCCTCGGCACCCATGGAGATCATGGGGAGAGTCAGGTTATCGTTACCTGAGAGGACTGTGAAGTCATCAAGGCCCAGGTCCATGAGCCTTGACCTGAGCATGGATACCTTGTCCAGGTCGGGGCTGGCCTCCTTTATCCCAATTATCCCGTCGAGCTTTGCTAGTTCGGCGACCGTGTCAACGTCTATATCTGTGCCTGTCCTTGAGGGGACATTGTATATTATGAGTGGTATGTCAGCGGCTTCCTCCAGCATGGTGTAGTGTTCAATGAGTCCATGGGGCTGGGGCTTGTTGTAGTAGGGGGTTATGACGAGGGCCGCGTCTGCACCGGCGTCCTCTGCGTACTCCACAAGTCCCATGGCCTCCCTGGATGAATTGCTACCTGCCCCTGCAACTGTCCTGACGCGACCGTTGACCTCATCCACCAGTATATCGATCATTCTCCTCTGCTCTTCGTGGGTTATTGTCGCTGATTCACCGGTTGTTCCGGCAACCAGCAGGCCATCAACCCCGTTCTCTATAAGGTAGTTTATGTTCTCCCGCAGCCCGGCCTCATCCACCACATCGTCCTCTGTGAATGGAGTAACCATGGCCACAACTGTGCCTTCAATCTTCATTCAAGAACACCCCTTACAAGTTCATATGCCTTTTTACCATCATTCCAGTCAACAAAAATAACCACAGATGTCTGTGAGGATGAAATTTCAACTATGTTAAGGTCATTATCCCTCAGGGGCTTGGTGATTTCAGATATTATGCCGGGTGTATCTATGAAATCCGGGCTGGATATTGTTATCATTGCGATGTCCCTCCCAAGGGAGAGTGAACTGAG is a window from the Methanothermobacter thermautotrophicus str. Delta H genome containing:
- the dapB gene encoding 4-hydroxy-tetrahydrodipicolinate reductase; translation: MIRVAVTGACGRMGSGIIRRVLEEEDMELVAAIEAPGTPLRGRDIGEFTGRGSVGVEVTDASNLADTLAETEPDVLVDFTVASAAVETIKTSTEAGVNLVVGTTGFSEEEMQTVRDCIERSGVRAVIAPNMAVGVNVFFKVLRDLAPILSDYDVEIIEAHHRHKKDAPSGTAVRALEVISEATGRRASEVAVHGRSGLTGERSRDEIGVHAVRGGDIVGDHIVLFAGDGERLEIVHRAHSRDAFIGGVIRAIRFIEDAEPGRIMDMGDVLGIN